From Eremothecium sinecaudum strain ATCC 58844 chromosome V, complete sequence, a single genomic window includes:
- the MGL2 gene encoding putative carboxylic ester hydrolase (Syntenic homolog of Ashbya gossypii ACR149C; Non-syntenic homolog of Saccharomyces cerevisiae YMR210W): protein MVFSFWNTVRLVVPRQPIEFRDKATDESVTVQRIIEEDIPEFRDGARQLFHPLYFTGLLQTFATFSRNARNVDIVWYRRLMLNYEDGGVGALDFVTPHSTWEKYNLDDMEIPETQKNSLGPFCRYFTTPEIDALPSADEKPILLYLHGLTGGSQGRWVRHTVKLINEKYGFEACVLNHRGCGYSTITTPRLFNALSTNDLRTAVNKLRSLYPNRKIYLMATSFGSSLVINYLGQEGSKSEISCAVVLGTLWDFSASQHSLKRNKLNNKVVGNMITRNLVAMVKEHLDELLRDPNMVESYKKLDTVTTFEEYDNEFTAKIFGYNTSFEYYRHASCVNQILQVRTPLICLNSLDDPLVPAETSPHREVDVNPYLLLVETTKGGHVGWITPNGTRWGLESVCKLFAKFQERIVAHKLTADMASVVLPTPVYFDN, encoded by the coding sequence ATGGTATTTTCTTTTTGGAACACTGTCAGGTTGGTTGTTCCAAGACAACCTATAGAGTTTCGCGATAAGGCAACGGACGAGAGCGTTACCGTACAAAGAATAATTGAGGAGGATATTCCAGAATTTAGGGACGGCGCGAGGCAACTATTTCATCCTTTATATTTTACAGGTTTACTTCAGACTTTTGCTACCTTTTCTAGGAATGCTAGGAACGTTGACATTGTTTGGTACCGAAGGCTAATGCTAAATTACGAGGATGGAGGTGTAGGAGCACTGGATTTTGTAACGCCGCACTCCACGTGGGAAAAATATAATTTAGATGATATGGAGATTCCCGAGACCCAAAAGAACAGTCTTGGTCCGTTCTGTAGATACTTTACTACTCCGGAGATTGACGCGCTTCCCTCTGCAGATGAAAAACCAATATTATTGTATTTACATGGTTTAACCGGAGGTTCTCAGGGAAGATGGGTACGACACACTGTGAAGCTTATAAACGAAAAGTATGGGTTTGAAGCATGTGTTCTGAACCACAGGGGCTGCGGGTATTCTACTATCACAACCCCGCGATTATTCAATGCTCTCTCAACAAATGATCTACGCACCGCAGTAAATAAACTGCGGAGTTTATATCCAAATCGTAAAATCTATTTGATGGCAACTTCATTTGGATCATCGCTGGTGATAAACTATCTGGGACAGGAGGGTAGCAAATCCGAGATTTCATGTGCTGTGGTGCTAGGTACTCTTTGGGACTTTTCAGCTTCTCAACACTCTCTTAAACGCAATAAGTTGAACAATAAAGTAGTTGGCAATATGATTACTCGCAATCTAGTTGCCATGGTGAAAGAACACTTGGATGAACTGCTGAGGGACCCAAATATGGTGGAAAGCTACAAGAAGTTGGATACAGTAACAACATTCGAAGAGTATGATAATGAATTTACTGCCAAAATATTTGGGTACAACACATCCTTTGAATATTATCGTCATGCCAGTTGTGTAAATCAGATATTGCAGGTAAGGACACCTTTGATATGCCTTAACTCATTAGACGATCCGCTTGTGCCAGCCGAAACTAGCCCTCATAGAGAAGTTGACGTTAATCCTTATCTATTGTTAGTGGAAACCACTAAAGGTGGTCACGTTGGCTGGATAACACCTAATGGCACTAGGTGGGGTCTCGAATCTGTTTGTAAGTTATTTGCCAAATTCCAGGAAAGGATAGTCGCTCATAAGTTGACGGCTGATATGGCTAGTGTGGTATTGCCCACACCTGTTTATTTTGACAATTAA
- a CDS encoding HEL142Cp (Syntenic homolog of Ashbya gossypii AAL088W-A; Syntenic homolog of Ashbya gossypii NOHBY121; No homolog in Saccharomyces cerevisiae; Syntenic homolog of Kluyveromyces lactis KLLA0D06083g), protein MQDTVALELVGNDFPSVLEEYFSDKEQFLLFANEQDFDLDTCMTLCDTVGCLNEQLDSSETLRAISYDCLA, encoded by the coding sequence ATGCAGGACACTGTAGCTTTAGAACTGGTTGGGAATGATTTTCCTAGTGTTCTTGAGGAATACTTTTCTGACAAAGAGCAATTCCTTTTATTTGCAAATGAGCAGGACTTCGACCTCGATACATGTATGACATTGTGCGATACGGTAGGATGTTTAAATGAGCAATTGGATTCCTCAGAGACACTGCGGGCTATTAGCTACGACTGCTTAGCGTAA
- the CDC60 gene encoding leucine--tRNA ligase CDC60 (Syntenic homolog of Ashbya gossypii AAL088W; Syntenic homolog of Saccharomyces cerevisiae YPL160W (CDC60)), which translates to MSASTSKGSKGSKGLVLENTARRDALIAIEKKYQKIWSDEHLFEIDAPSIDEESISMDSEELQKKYPKFMSSMAYPYMNGVLHAGHCFTLSKVEFSIGFERMNGKRALFPLGFHCTGMPILACADKLKREAEMFGEDFANAAVEEEDEEEVPEVKEEKPDSEDVTKFKAKKSKAAAKKGSGKYQFEIMLQLGIPREEVIKFADAQYWLTYFPPLCEQDCTDFGSRIDWRRSFITTDMNPYYDAFIRWQMNKLKATKKVKFGERYTIYSEKDGQACMDHDRQSGEGVTPQEYVGIKIEVIEFAPEAKEIIDAVDALDRSKKIYFVAATLRPETMYGQTCCFVSPKIEYGIFDAGDSYYITTERAFKNMSYQKLTPVRGRYEAITTVLGSKFVGSRIHAPLSAYPELRILPMETVISTKGTGVVTCVPSNSPDDYITTLDLRNKAAYYGIDPSWVSYDAVPIITTEKYGDMIAKAVCEEYKIRSPKETVLLAEAKKHAYKEDFYTGTMICGPYKGEKVEAAKTKVKNDLIREGLAFVYNEPESLVVSRSGDECIVSLEDQWYVDYGEPTWRALAEECLQQMCLFSPEVKNAFEGVLGWLKNWAVSRTYGLGTKLPWDEKYLVESLSDSTIYQAFYTIAHLLFSDYYGHKLGPLGIRADQLTDEVFDYIFQHATDVPKTEIPVRALNILRREFEYFYPLDVSISGKDLIPNHLTFFIYTHVALFPRKFWPRGIRANGHLMLNNAKMSKSTGNFMTLKQIVEKFGADASRIALADAGDTVEDANFDEANANAAILRLFNLKEWAHEIVGDLENLRTGPISEFFDVAFENEMNALIEETYRQYELTNYKGALKSGLFDYQASRDYYREACGVMHRDLVLRYIETQALMLAPIAPHFAEYIYRQVLGNQMSVHVTSFPRASKPVDAGALSALEYLRDIQRAIRESEGQALKKKKGKGSDVDPTRPAKLCMYIAESFPEWQTRYIDLVRDLFEQQSLQDNNVVKSRVDPRDMKRAMPFISLLKQRLVTESPATVFNRELLFDEVATVKATIDVIQRACQTIKVVEFQYIAFPHGFRVGRDILTGEECEVPSCKATENAIPGQPGITIYNL; encoded by the coding sequence ATGTCTGCTTCTACCTCGAAAGGATCTAAAGGATCCAAAGGGTTAGTGTTAGAAAATACTGCTCGTAGAGATGCATTGATCGCTATTGAAAAGAAATATCAAAAAATATGGTCCGATGAACATTTATTTGAGATCGATGCTCCATCTATTGATGAAGAGAGTATTAGTATGGACTCTGAGGAATTGCAGAAAAAATACCCCAAGTTCATGTCTTCCATGGCTTATCCTTACATGAATGGTGTTTTACACGCTGGGCATTGTTTTACATTGTCGAAAGTTGAGTTCTCGATTGGTTTCGAGAGGATGAATGGAAAGCGCGCGTTGTTTCCTCTTGGATTCCACTGTACCGGTATGCCTATTCTTGCGTGTGCTGACAAGTTGAAGCGTGAGGCTGAGATGTTTGGCGAAGATTTTGCTAACGCTGCTGTGGAGGAAGAggacgaagaagaagttcCTGAGGTTAAGGAAGAGAAGCCTGATTCTGAAGATGTGACTAAGTTCAAAGCGAAGAAATCAAAGGCTGCAGCTAAGAAAGGCAGCGGGAAGTACCAGTTTGAAATTATGTTACAGTTGGGTATTCCTCGTGAAGAGGTGATTAAATTCGCCGATGCCCAGTACTGGCTAACATATTTCCCACCTCTATGTGAACAGGATTGTACTGACTTTGGTTCTCGTATTGACTGGAGACGTTCTTTCATCACTACCGACATGAACCCATACTACGATGCCTTTATTAGATGGCAGATGAACAAACTCAAGGCTACTAAAAAGGTCAAGTTTGGTGAAAGATACACTATTTATTCAGAAAAGGATGGTCAAGCCTGTATGGATCATGACAGACAGTCTGGTGAGGGTGTTACACCACAAGAATATGTAGGGATCAAGATTGAGGTAATCGAGTTCGCTCCAGAGGCTAAAGAAATTATAGACGCTGTTGATGCTTTAGATAGGTCCAAGAAGATCTACTTTGTTGCGGCCACCCTAAGACCAGAAACCATGTATGGCCAGACGTGTTGTTTTGTTTCTCCAAAAATAGAGTACGGTATCTTTGATGCAGGTGACTCTTACTACATAACTACCGAGCGTGCGTTCAAGAACATGTCTTACCAAAAGTTGACTCCAGTCAGAGGTCGTTACGAGGCTATCACCACTGTCCTTGGTAGTAAATTCGTTGGAAGTAGAATCCATGCACCTCTCTCTGCCTACCCAGAACTCAGAATCTTACCTATGGAAACTGTGATTTCCACCAAGGGTACCGGTGTTGTCACATGTGTGCCATCTAATTCCCCAGATGACTACATAACCACCCTTGATTTGCGGAACAAGGCAGCGTACTATGGGATTGACCCATCCTGGGTTAGTTACGATGCAGTACCTATCATCACCACCGAAAAGTATGGTGATATGATCGCAAAAGCCGTTTGTGAGGAGTACAAGATTCGTTCTCCAAAGGAAACTGTTCTCCTTGCGGAGGCAAAGAAGCACGCCTACAAAGAGGATTTCTATACAGGTACCATGATCTGTGGCCCATACAAGGGCGAAAAGGTTGAAGCTGCCAAGACAAAGGTCAAAAACGACCTCATACGCGAGGGCCTCGCATTTGTCTATAACGAACCCGAATCTCTAGTCGTTTCGCGTTCCGGTGATGAATGTATTGTTTCACTCGAAGACCAATGGTATGTCGACTATGGTGAGCCAACTTGGCGTGCCCTGGCAGAGGAATGCCTGCAGCAGATGTGCCTCTTCTCCCCTGAAGTCAAGAACGCCTTTGAAGGTGTTCTTGGCTGGTTGAAGAACTGGGCTGTTAGTCGTACTTATGGTCTCGGTACTAAGTTGCCATGGGACGAGAAATACCTAGTGGAATCCCTTTCCGATTCAACTATATACCAGGCCTTCTATACCATAGCCCATCTGCTTTTCTCTGACTATTATGGCCATAAACTTGGCCCACTCGGCATTCGCGCAGATCAGCTAACCGATGAGGTCTTCGACTACATCTTCCAACATGCAACTGACGTTCCTAAGACAGAGATTCCAGTCAGAGCGTTAAACATACTCAGAAGAGAGTTCGAGTACTTCTACCCACTTGATGTCTCCATTTCTGGTAAGGACCTTATCCCCAACCATTTGACCTTTTTCATCTACACTCACGTCGCCCTGTTCCCTCGTAAGTTCTGGCCTCGCGGTATCCGTGCTAATGGTCATTTAATGCTCAACAACGCTAAGATGTCCAAATCCACTGGTAACTTCATGACCCTGAAACAAATCGTAGAGAAATTTGGTGCCGATGCATCACGTATTGCACTTGCCGACGCCGGAGATACTGTCGAGGATGCCAACTTCGACGAGGCTAATGCTAATGCCGCAATTCTAAGACTGTTCAATCTCAAAGAATGGGCTCATGAGATCGTCGGAGACCTAGAAAATCTTCGGACTGGTCCAATCTCCGAATTTTTCGACGTCGCGTTTGAGAACGAAATGAACGCGTTGATCGAAGAAACTTACAGGCAGTACGAATTAACTAATTATAAGGGGGCTCTAAAATCCGGTTTATTTGATTATCAGGCATCGCGTGATTACTATAGAGAAGCCTGCGGAGTTATGCACAGGGACCTTGTTCTTCGCTATATTGAAACACAGGCTCTTATGTTAGCACCAATTGCGCCTCACTTTGCGGAATATATTTACCGCCAAGTTCTTGGAAACCAAATGTCCGTGCATGTGACGTCTTTCCCAAGAGCTTCGAAACCGGTCGATGCTGGTGCCTTGTCAGCTCTCGAATACCTACGTGATATTCAACGTGCAATCCGTGAATCTGAGGGACAGGCactaaagaagaaaaaggGGAAAGGCTCTGACGTTGACCCTACGAGGCCTGCTAAGCTTTGTATGTATATTGCTGAGTCCTTCCCTGAATGGCAAACACGCTACATCGATTTGGTGCGTGACCTGTTTGAGCAGCAGTCTCTACAAGATAATAATGTTGTGAAGAGTAGGGTTGACCCTCGTGATATGAAACGTGCAATGCCGTTTATATCCTTACTGAAACAACGGCTGGTAACTGAATCGCCCGCAACCGTCTTCAACCGTGAATTGCTTTTCGATGAAGTTGCTACAGTAAAGGCTACAATTGACGTTATTCAGAGGGCGTGCCAAACTATAAAGGTCGTTGAATTCCAATACATTGCTTTCCCACACGGATTCCGGGTCGGGCGTGACATCTTGACAGGGGAAGAATGTGAAGTCCCATCATGTAAGGCAACAGAAAACGCAATTCCTGGTCAGCCAGGGATCACTATTTACAATCTGTAA
- the ENV9 gene encoding Env9p (Syntenic homolog of Ashbya gossypii AAL089W; Syntenic homolog of Saccharomyces cerevisiae YOR246C (ENV9)), whose protein sequence is MIDFDPEKLPYFDPIKDRRVALVTGGNSGIGWFTVLHLYMHGIIVYIGGRNHTRVRKAIKEIKEEAVKRRYVVGNSAEDVDRYFGELKYLSIDLTDLNSVEQATKSFLLMEQTLHILINNAGVMAIPYDLTKDGLEVQMQTNYVAHFLLTMRLLPYIEACHGRIITLSSVGHHLQFKHFDLSQQFNYRPDTLFTWMRYAMAKTASIHFTKILSIKHPEVLCISVHPGLVMNTNLFSYWTRLPLVGIIFWILFQIAGFFFGVSNEEGSMGTLKGAISPDLTLEKDTGKYFTTGGVESKPSSVANNLDYATSTWISTIHILRDRGFEVLNKKKTNS, encoded by the coding sequence ATGATAGACTTTGATCCTGAAAAATTACCATACTTTGATCCTATAAAGGACAGAAGAGTTGCCCTTGTTACCGGAGGTAATAGCGGCATTGGGTGGTTCACCGTACTTCATTTATATATGCACGGTATTATAGTGTATATTGGTGGTAGAAATCATACACGCGTCCGTAAAGCCATTAAGGAGATTAAGGAAGAGGCAGTGAAAAGGCGGTACGTAGTTGGCAATTCAGCGGAAGATGTCGACCGTTACTTTGGGGAGTTAAAGTATTTATCAATTGATTTAACCGATTTGAATTCAGTCGAGCAAGCAACCAAGAGTTTCCTTCTGATGGAGCAGACTTTGCATATTCTTATAAACAATGCGGGTGTAATGGCGATTCCATACGATTTAACTAAAGATGGGCTTGAAGTCCAGATGCAGACTAACTATGTTGCACATTTTTTATTGACAATGCGTCTACTTCCATACATTGAGGCGTGTCATGGCAGAATTATTACATTATCGTCAGTTGGACATCATTTACAGTTTAAACACTTTGACCTATCCCAGCAATTCAACTACCGCCCTGACACTTTATTCACATGGATGCGTTACGCAATGGCAAAAACCGCCTCAATTCACTTCACAAAAATACTATCAATTAAGCACCCCGAAGTACTATGCATTTCTGTCCACCCCGGACTCGTCATGAATACAAATCTATTCAGCTACTGGACCAGACTACCGCTGGTAGGAATTATCTTCTGGATCCTCTTTCAGATAGCGGGCTTCTTTTTTGGTGTATCCAATGAAGAAGGCTCAATGGGCACTTTAAAAGGGGCCATATCGCCAGATCTTACACTGGAAAAAGATACAGGCAAGTACTTTACAACTGGCGGGGTTGAATCGAAGCCAAGTTCTGTTGCGAATAATCTTGACTACGCTACTTCGACCTGGATCAGTACAATACATATTCTACGTGACAGAGGATTCGAAGTTCTAAACAAAAAAAAGACAAATAGTTAA
- the BEM4 gene encoding Bem4p (Syntenic homolog of Ashbya gossypii AAL090C; Syntenic homolog of Saccharomyces cerevisiae YPL161C (BEM4)) yields MEYEKLLFELQPIIEANTVAEVPLEEAYVERYIKVLDELAVHLRSESNRRLILETGFLKELFKKTAMVLDEALKGQDSLFLRMSSEMIRCIANSFVDNDENRNAFISGDISKPNAILDENVRKILELDIHETFVTELQLRTVALVRNFCLGNEEYVKRCSLNVTGPLLRLLEKESYDIFGEESTLLQLVLALLSDLVEFYAEHINISNVEQLAKLLVRFADAVESVSEEFPYEKEEEEEEEEEEEDDDDDEEEEDKENVEQEEADEDEEVADDPITEELFNLTRVLEDSLDRNDSLDFSDPIRCGALQRKFLEALDILYNKAFSNKLIIMRRITSFVGYVSANKTNTNIEDREMCYAVAKNSENEYAISAALFVLSNSISGRKDVDELLSHISLRDLIKCTSTLRDPFVYQSFLDIFKKCLNLVSIVDLKDDDYSQLFKVLKSVNEQCKYYTNLSPLLEATLKKILATFSSQALMSQPDLFEVVLNSGGVPVCLLLDKLSKKRETVPKEQLEQLIDALLQFNDPSSENQGVSIQYLFHVTKSLGIYVHGSQPQEIDELLGRYADKLKILLDSVQQLRDNDDSGSKSVLNNARFTCGLLIEHAKTPTALNNEPSYQALISLCKNML; encoded by the coding sequence ATGGAATACGAAAAGCTATTGTTTGAACTTCAGCCCATTATTGAAGCTAATACTGTGGCTGAAGTACCCCTAGAAGAGGCCTATGTTGAAAGATATATCAAGGTATTGGATGAACTGGCAGTACACCTTCGCTCTGAATCTAATAGACGATTAATATTGGAAACGGGGTTCTTGAAGGAACTATTTAAGAAGACTGCTATGGTATTAGACGAAGCTTTGAAAGGACAAGATTCATTGTTTTTACGGATGTCATCAGAGATGATTCGTTGTATTGCTAATAGCTTTGTCGATAATGATGAGAACCGTAATGCTTTCATTAGCGGGGATATAAGTAAACCTAACGCGATTCTGGACGAGAATGTTCGAAAAATTCTTGAGCTCGATATACATGAGACGTTCGTTACAGAACTGCAGCTGCGGACTGTTGCTCTAGTTCGTAACTTCTGTTTGGGCAATGAAGAATATGTTAAACGTTGTTCTTTGAACGTGACCGGTCCCTTACTAAGATTATTGGAGAAAGAGTCATACGATATTTTTGGAGAGGAAAGTACATTGTTACAGTTGGTTTTGGCATTGCTAAGTGATTTGGTTGAGTTTTATGCCGAGCACATAAATATTTCAAATGTTGAACAATTGGCTAAGTTATTGGTAAGGTTTGCAGACGCCGTTGAATCTGTAAGCGAAGAGTTTCCGTACGAaaaagaagaggaagaagaagaagaagaagaagaagaagatgatgatgatgatgaagaagaagaagataaagaaaatgttgagcaagaagaagcagaTGAGGACGAAGAAGTTGCGGACGATCCAATAACGGAGGAACTTTTTAATCTAACCAGAGTGTTAGAGGATTCCCTTGACAGAAACGATTCGCTAGACTTCTCTGACCCAATCAGATGTGGCGCTTTGCAGCGAAAGTTCTTGGAAGCATTAGACATACTATACAATAAGGCTTTCAGTAACAAACTGATCATAATGAGAAGAATCACGTCTTTTGTAGGTTACGTTTCCGCTAATAAGACCAATACGAACATCGAAGACAGAGAAATGTGCTACGCGGTAGCAAAAAACTCTGAAAATGAGTATGCAATTTCAGCAGCGTTGTTTGTGTTATCAAACTCTATATCTGGAAGGAAGGACGTGGATGAGTTGCTTTCACATATTTCGCTGCGCGATTTAATAAAATGCACCTCTACACTCAGAGATCCGTTTGTCTACCAGAGTTTCTTGGATATTTTTAAGAAATGTTTGAATCTCGTCTCCATTGTTGATTTAAAGGATGATGACTATTCTCAGTTATTTAAGGTACTCAAATCGGTCAATGAACAATGCAAATATTACACAAATTTATCTCCCCTACTTGAAGCTACACTCAAAAAAATTTTGGCCACCTTTAGCAGCCAAGCGTTGATGTCGCAGCCAGATCTATTCGAGGTCGTTTTGAATAGCGGAGGCGTCCCAGTGTGTCTGCTATTGGACAAATTGAGTAAAAAACGCGAAACTGTACCTAAAGAACAGCTCGAACAGCTCATTGACGCGTTATTACAGTTTAATGACCCATCTTCTGAGAACCAAGGCGTATCCATACAGTATCTATTCCATGTCACAAAATCCCTTGGAATTTATGTTCATGGTAGCCAACCTCAAGAGATCGACGAGCTATTGGGACGTTATGCTGATAAGCTGAAGATCCTACTGGACTCTGTTCAACAGTTGCGAGACAACGATGATTCAGGTTCAAAAAGCGTCTTGAATAACGCTAGATTTACTTGTGGCTTACTAATCGAGCACGCCAAGACGCCAACAGCGTTAAACAATGAGCCCAGTTATCAAGCCCTTATCTCTCTTTGTAAGAATATGTTGTAA
- a CDS encoding STIMATE family protein (Syntenic homolog of Ashbya gossypii AAL091C; Syntenic homolog of Saccharomyces cerevisiae YPL162C): MVGQVESCKLLGPVSLLTQFFVGVVALGLLLLKREYQRPKRPWAVWKFDVAKQITGALGVHLFNVLTSVSDAPLPNSKMAFSREDDHGDKQCLWYFANLLMDTTVGVPIIWFWLKLIHYLLGFFNISNIESGNYYPEYEYSPGVDSEQNKTPSKPLYSAFFKQLLIFITGLSLTKLCTFIILYYFEGVAYWFSNLILGWSDPWPNFQIFIIMFIAPAVLNAFQWFFTDSIIMLSARRTSIQYEEVIELVPCTQESRTPRNSVDQKQSLTSKPFDSPGQLHVRAI; this comes from the coding sequence ATGGTTGGCCAAGTTGAATCGTGCAAACTATTAGGACCGGTCTCCCTCTTGACGCAGTTCTTTGTGGGTGTAGTCGCCCTCGGCTTGTTGCTGCTCAAACGTGAATATCAGCGTCCAAAACGTCCATGGGCGGTTTGGAAGTTTGATGTTGCAAAGCAAATTACTGGCGCTTTAGGTGTACATTTATTTAATGTGTTAACAAGTGTATCGGACGCGCCACTACCCAATTCTAAAATGGCATTCTCACGGGAAGATGACCATGGCGATAAGCAATGCCTTTGGTATTTTGCAAACTTGCTAATGGACACTACCGTAGGGGTGCCTATTATATGGTTCTGGCTGAAACTTATACACTACCTTTTAGGGTTTTTCAATATTTCAAACATCGAGAGCGGAAATTACTACCCTGAATATGAATATAGTCCTGGTGTTGATTCGGAACAAAACAAAACACCCAGCAAACCTCTTTACTCGGCGTTCTTCAAGCAATTGCTAATTTTTATTACTGGTCTTTCCTTAACAAAATTGTGCACGTTTATTATTTTGTACTATTTTGAAGGAGTAGCTTACTGGTTCTCAAATCTAATATTAGGATGGTCAGATCCTTGGCCCAACTTCCAGATATTCATCATTATGTTTATCGCACCTGCAGTTCTTAATGCGTTCCAGTGGTTCTTTACGGACAGCATAATAATGCTATCTGCTCGTCGAACAAGCATACAGTATGAAGAAGTCATAGAGTTGGTTCCATGTACTCAGGAAAGCAGAACGCCCAGAAATAGCGTAGATCAAAAGCAGAGTTTAACATCCAAACCTTTCGATTCCCCAGGACAGCTTCATGTCCGAGCGATTTAA
- a CDS encoding STIMATE family protein (Syntenic homolog of Ashbya gossypii AAL091C; Syntenic homolog of Saccharomyces cerevisiae YPL162C) — protein sequence MVSKDESCELLGPVSLFIQVFMGIIGVSFLLLKREYEHPKRPWRVWLYDIGKQVTGAVGVHFFNVLTSVSDAPMPYPKLKSMQGDSNDDSECDWYFVNLLMDTTIGIPIIWFWLSIIQSCLAHLNVSNIESGNYYSHYDKNALDNQEYHNIRSKPIVTAFVKQLLIFLAGLSLMKFCVYLILRYFAGAAYWFADIILGWSDPWPNFQVFLVMFVAPIVFNCFQYFCIDNIIKLSSESLRRQNVENLIGSVPYLDRNIITTNNRRPKKANYGSIE from the coding sequence ATGGTAAGTAAAGATGAATCATGTGAACTATTAGGACCTGTGTCACTTTTTATACAGGTTTTCATGGGCATAATAGGCGTGAGTTTCTTACTACTGAAACGTGAGTACGAGCATCCTAAACGCCCATGGAGAGTATGGCTTTATGATATCGGCAAGCAGGTAACAGGTGCGGTAGGCGTGCATTTCTTTAACGTATTGACAAGCGTTTCAGATGCGCCTATGCCATATCCGAAATTGAAATCGATGCAAGGTGACAGCAATGACGACAGCGAATGCGATTGGTACTTTGTGAATTTACTAATGGACACCACAATAGGGATACCGATAATTTGGTTTTGGTTAAGTATTATCCAATCCTGTCTGGCGCACTTAAATGTTTCGAACATAGAAAGCGGCAACTATTATTCTCACTATGACAAAAACGCTCTAGATAATCAAGAATACCATAATATCCGCAGCAAACCAATTGTAACGGCCTTCGTCAAGCAGCTGCTGATCTTCCTCGCGGGCCTCTCGTTGATGAAGTTTTGCGTCTACCTTATTCTGCGCTACTTTGCGGGCGCAGCATACTGGTTTGCAGATATTATATTAGGATGGTCAGACCCTTGGCCAAACTTTCAAGTATTTCTTGTAATGTTTGTTGCACCTATTGTATTCAACTGCTTCCAGTACTTCTGCATCGATAACATAATCAAACTATCGTCCGAGAGCCTCAGAAGGCAGAATGTAGAGAATCTAATTGGAAGTGTTCCGTACCTAGATAGGAATATAATCACAACAAACAACCGCCGCCCTAAAAAGGCCAATTACGGCTCAATAGAATGA
- a CDS encoding HEL135Wp (Syntenic homolog of Ashbya gossypii AAL092C; Syntenic homolog of Saccharomyces cerevisiae YPL163C (SVS1) and YOR247W (SRL1)), producing MKFSAISTVLAIASVASAAYVNQTTLSPSNANYNNQLLQSHDDTTTVTLLTTVTIHNTTDIHGPYRTDYPGLPGAPGAPGAPGAPGAPLTPAGNPGGDEKPTPANPDPKPTAPGSGSHPDKDGIVHPDKKCKPETVTVTKYEVTRYITVKFGEETPAPDVPILAQTQQPVFYGNNTKV from the coding sequence atgaaatttTCCGCTATTTCAACTGTGTTAGCCATCGCTTCTGTGGCTTCAGCTGCCTACGTCAACCAAACCACTCTATCTCCAAGTAACGCGAACTACAACAATCAATTGCTTCAGAGTCACGATGATACTACCACTGTTACTTTGTTGACCACTGTGACCATCCACAACACCACCGATATCCACGGTCCTTACCGTACTGATTACCCAGGTCTTCCAGGTGCCCCAGGTGCTCCAGGCGCTCCGGGTGCTCCAGGCGCTCCTCTAACCCCAGCTGGCAACCCTGGCGGAGACGAAAAACCAACTCCTGCAAACCCAGATCCTAAGCCAACTGCTCCAGGTAGCGGTAGCCATCCTGACAAGGACGGAATTGTCCACCCAGATAAAAAATGTAAGCCAGAAACCGTGACTGTCACCAAGTATGAAGTCACCAGGTACATTACCGTTAAGTTTGGTGAGGAGACCCCAGCTCCAGATGTCCCAATCCTCGCTCAAACCCAACAACCTGTGTTCTACGGTAACAACACCAAGGTTTAA